Proteins from a single region of Nocardioides oleivorans:
- a CDS encoding tRNA (adenine-N1)-methyltransferase, with translation MSERPTDAPADVPAEAWSGVHRGPLREGEWVRLVDNKGRKHNFELVAGKRFFSNKGHLDHDDMIGREEGFTLVSSAGGQYLVFRPLLNEFVVSMPRGAAVVYPKDAAQIVALADIYPGARVVEAGAGSGALTCSLLRAVGPWGRVTSFELREEFADVARRNVNQFFSAPEGQTHPAWDLRLGDLKEGLPTLGTDVDRVILDMLDPWNCVDAVADALVPGGIVCAYVATTTQLSRVVETLRVHGGFTEPQPWESLVRDWHVEGLAVRPGHKMIGHTAFLVTARRMAPGEAPPRKTRRPAPGAYGPDYTGPRPADVPALESVQPDLDPARPLDD, from the coding sequence ATGTCCGAGCGCCCCACCGATGCCCCTGCCGACGTCCCCGCCGAGGCGTGGTCCGGCGTCCACCGCGGTCCGCTGCGCGAGGGCGAGTGGGTGCGCCTGGTGGACAACAAGGGTCGCAAGCACAACTTCGAGCTCGTGGCCGGCAAGCGCTTCTTCTCCAACAAGGGCCACCTCGACCACGACGACATGATCGGTCGCGAGGAGGGCTTCACGCTCGTCTCCTCCGCCGGTGGCCAGTACCTCGTCTTCCGGCCCCTGCTCAACGAGTTCGTCGTCTCGATGCCGCGCGGCGCGGCCGTGGTCTACCCGAAGGACGCCGCCCAGATCGTCGCGCTCGCCGACATCTACCCGGGGGCACGCGTGGTCGAGGCCGGGGCCGGGTCGGGCGCGCTCACCTGCTCGCTGCTCCGGGCGGTCGGGCCCTGGGGCCGGGTCACGTCCTTCGAGCTGCGCGAGGAGTTCGCCGACGTCGCCCGCCGCAACGTCAACCAGTTCTTCTCAGCCCCCGAGGGCCAGACCCACCCGGCGTGGGACCTGCGCCTGGGCGACCTCAAGGAGGGCCTGCCGACGCTGGGCACCGACGTCGACCGGGTCATCCTCGACATGCTCGACCCGTGGAACTGCGTCGACGCCGTCGCCGACGCGCTCGTGCCCGGGGGCATCGTCTGCGCGTACGTCGCCACGACCACGCAGCTGTCCCGCGTGGTCGAGACGCTGCGGGTCCACGGCGGCTTCACCGAGCCGCAGCCGTGGGAGTCGCTGGTCCGCGACTGGCACGTCGAGGGCCTCGCCGTCCGCCCCGGCCACAAGATGATCGGCCACACCGCCTTCCTGGTCACCGCCCGCCGGATGGCCCCCGGCGAGGCGCCGCCGCGAAAGACCCGCCGCCCGGCCCCGGGCGCCTACGGCCCGGACTACACGGGCCCGCGCCCCGCCGACGTACCGGCGCTCGAGTCGGTGCAGCCGGACCTCGACCCTGCCCGACCGCTCGACGACTGA
- a CDS encoding ubiquitin-like protein Pup — MAQEQKQPRKSSQEETATEEVVETDVAERKEMIDEDVDAILDEIDDVLETNAEDFVKSFIQKGGQ; from the coding sequence ATGGCCCAGGAGCAGAAGCAACCGCGCAAGTCCTCCCAGGAGGAGACGGCGACCGAGGAGGTCGTGGAGACCGACGTCGCCGAGCGCAAGGAGATGATCGACGAGGACGTCGACGCCATCCTCGACGAGATCGACGACGTCCTCGAGACCAACGCCGAGGACTTCGTCAAGTCGTTCATCCAGAAGGGCGGCCAGTGA
- the prcB gene encoding proteasome subunit beta: MTPGTSSFADFLGLQAPDLLPSRRAVPAGDAGDLAPHGTTIVAATFAGGVVMAGDRRATMGNIIAQRDIQKVFPADEFSVVGIAGTAGLAVEMVRLFQTELEHYEKIEGTTLSMDGKANRLAALIRANLGLAMQGLAVVPLFAGYDLAADQGRIFSYDVTGGRYEETAFHSVGSGSLFARGSLKKLYREDLDAEGAVTAVIQALYDAADDDSATGGPDITRRIFPVVHVITPDGGSRMPDEQVSAIADRMLASRMQRPDGPAAPLT; encoded by the coding sequence ATGACACCCGGCACGTCGAGCTTCGCCGACTTCCTCGGGCTCCAGGCCCCTGACCTGCTGCCGTCGCGCCGTGCCGTCCCCGCGGGCGACGCTGGCGACCTCGCGCCGCACGGCACCACCATCGTCGCGGCCACCTTCGCCGGAGGCGTCGTGATGGCCGGCGACCGGCGCGCGACGATGGGCAACATCATCGCCCAGCGCGACATCCAGAAGGTCTTCCCGGCCGACGAGTTCTCGGTGGTCGGCATCGCCGGCACCGCCGGGCTCGCGGTCGAGATGGTCCGGCTGTTCCAGACCGAGCTCGAGCACTACGAGAAGATCGAGGGCACCACGCTCTCGATGGACGGCAAGGCCAACCGGCTCGCGGCGCTGATCCGCGCCAACCTGGGCCTCGCCATGCAGGGACTGGCCGTCGTGCCGCTGTTCGCCGGCTACGACCTCGCGGCCGACCAGGGCCGGATCTTCAGCTACGACGTGACCGGCGGCCGCTACGAGGAGACCGCCTTCCACTCGGTCGGCTCCGGCTCGCTGTTCGCACGCGGCTCGCTCAAGAAGCTCTACCGCGAGGACCTCGACGCCGAGGGCGCCGTCACCGCCGTCATCCAGGCGCTCTACGACGCCGCCGACGACGACTCCGCCACCGGCGGCCCCGACATCACCCGCCGGATCTTCCCCGTCGTCCACGTGATCACGCCCGACGGCGGATCGCGCATGCCCGACGAGCAGGTCTCGGCGATCGCCGACCGCATGCTCGCCTCGCGGATGCAGCGTCCCGACGGCCCGGCCGCGCCCCTCACCTGA
- the arc gene encoding proteasome ATPase, with protein MTEPTREQLATQVRYLEAEVTDLRRRLDDAPGATRGLEGRLADAQRSLAAVSSQNERLAQTLRDARDQITTLKEEVDRLAQPPAGFGTFLARNDDDSVDVFTGGRKLRVSVSPAVELDGLVRGQEVMLNEALNVVAALDFEQVGEVVMLKEILADGDRALVIANADEERVVRLAEPLRAEDVTIRAGDSLLLDTRAGYVYEVVPKSEVEELVLEEVPDIDYTQIGGLTTQIDAIRDAVELPYLHPELFKDHELKPPKGVLLYGPPGCGKTLIAKAVANSLAKKVAERTGASGKSYFLNIKGPELLNKYVGETERHIRLVFQRAREKASLGTPVIVFFDEMDSLFRTRGSGVSSDVENTIVPQLLSEIDGVELLENVLVIGASNREDMIDPAILRPGRLDVKIKIERPDAESARDIFSKYLTPTLPLHADDLAEFGQDRGATVDAMIRATVERMYTETDENRFLEVTYANGDKEVLYFKDFNSGAMIQNIVDRAKKMAIKDFLDSDLNPAQRGLRVQHMLQACVDEFKENEDLPNTTNPDDWARISGKKGERIVFIRTLITGKQGTEPGRSIDTVANTGQYL; from the coding sequence ATGACGGAGCCGACCCGCGAGCAACTTGCCACTCAGGTGCGTTACCTGGAGGCGGAGGTCACCGACCTGCGCCGCCGCCTGGACGACGCGCCCGGAGCCACGCGCGGCCTCGAGGGCCGCCTCGCCGACGCGCAGCGGTCGCTGGCCGCCGTGTCCAGCCAGAACGAGCGGCTCGCGCAGACGCTGCGCGACGCCCGCGACCAGATCACGACGCTCAAGGAGGAGGTCGACCGGCTCGCCCAGCCGCCGGCCGGCTTCGGCACCTTCCTCGCGCGCAACGACGACGACTCGGTCGACGTGTTCACCGGTGGCCGCAAGCTGCGCGTGAGCGTCAGCCCGGCGGTGGAGCTCGACGGCCTCGTGCGTGGCCAGGAGGTCATGCTCAACGAGGCGCTCAACGTCGTCGCGGCGCTCGACTTCGAGCAGGTCGGCGAGGTCGTCATGCTCAAGGAGATCCTGGCCGACGGCGACCGCGCACTCGTGATCGCCAACGCCGACGAGGAGCGCGTCGTCCGCCTCGCGGAGCCGCTGCGCGCCGAGGACGTCACCATCCGCGCCGGCGACTCGCTGCTGCTCGACACGCGTGCGGGCTACGTCTACGAGGTCGTGCCCAAGTCGGAGGTCGAGGAGCTCGTGCTGGAGGAGGTGCCCGACATCGACTACACCCAGATCGGCGGGCTCACCACCCAGATCGACGCGATCCGCGACGCCGTCGAGCTGCCCTACCTGCACCCGGAGCTCTTCAAGGACCACGAGCTCAAGCCGCCGAAGGGCGTGCTCCTCTACGGCCCGCCCGGCTGTGGCAAGACGCTGATCGCCAAGGCGGTCGCCAACTCGCTGGCCAAGAAGGTCGCCGAGCGCACCGGCGCCTCGGGGAAGTCCTACTTCCTCAACATCAAGGGCCCCGAGCTGCTCAACAAGTACGTCGGCGAGACCGAGCGCCACATCCGCCTGGTCTTCCAGCGGGCGCGCGAGAAGGCCTCGCTCGGCACGCCGGTGATCGTGTTCTTCGACGAGATGGACTCGCTGTTCCGCACCCGCGGGTCGGGCGTCTCCTCCGACGTGGAGAACACCATCGTCCCGCAGCTGCTGAGCGAGATCGACGGCGTCGAGCTCCTCGAGAACGTGCTCGTGATCGGTGCCTCGAACCGCGAGGACATGATCGACCCGGCCATCCTGCGTCCCGGTCGCCTCGACGTGAAGATCAAGATCGAGCGCCCGGACGCCGAGTCGGCGCGCGACATCTTCTCCAAGTACCTCACCCCGACGCTCCCGCTGCACGCCGACGACCTCGCCGAGTTCGGCCAGGACCGGGGCGCCACCGTGGACGCCATGATCCGCGCGACCGTCGAGCGGATGTACACCGAGACCGACGAGAACCGCTTCCTGGAGGTCACCTACGCCAACGGTGACAAGGAGGTCCTCTACTTCAAGGACTTCAACTCCGGCGCGATGATCCAGAACATCGTCGACCGGGCCAAGAAGATGGCGATCAAGGACTTCCTCGACAGCGACCTCAACCCCGCCCAGCGGGGCCTCCGGGTCCAGCACATGCTCCAGGCGTGCGTGGACGAGTTCAAGGAGAACGAGGACCTGCCCAACACCACCAACCCCGACGACTGGGCACGGATCTCGGGCAAGAAGGGCGAGCGCATCGTCTTCATCCGCACGCTCATCACGGGCAAGCAGGGCACCGAGCCCGGCCGCTCGATCGACACCGTCGCCAACACCGGCCAGTACCTCTAG
- the dop gene encoding depupylase/deamidase Dop, which translates to MSVRRVMGTEVEYGISVQGQPSANPMVASSQIVNAYASSTARARRARWDFEEESPLRDARGFDMARQIADPSQLTDEDLGLANVILTNGARLYVDHAHPEYSSPEVTTPLDVVRWEKAGELVMLDASRMAAMVPGSTPIVLYKNNTDNKGASYGAHENYLMRRSTQFAEIVRHLTPFFVSRQVVCGAGRVGIGQDGRDTTPERGFQLSQRSDYFEVEVGLETTLKRPIINTRDEPHADPAIYRRLHVILGDANLAEISIYLKSGTTSLVLAMIEDGFIDRDLSVEGAVRSLREVSHDPTLKQLVTLRDGRRLTAVQLQLEYLELARKYVEDRYGADADEQTVDVLARWESVLTRLERDPMECATELDWVAKLKLLNQYRDRDGLDWDDAKLHLIDLQYSDIRPDKGLYHRLAGAGRIQRLLDDATTEAAMHDPPVDTRAYFRGRCLDKYADSVAAASWDSVIFDLPGRESLQRVPTIDPLRGTRAHVGDLIDRSETAQALVNAITR; encoded by the coding sequence ATGAGCGTACGACGGGTGATGGGCACGGAGGTCGAGTACGGCATCTCGGTGCAGGGACAGCCGTCGGCCAACCCGATGGTCGCCTCGTCGCAGATCGTCAACGCCTACGCCAGCTCGACCGCCCGCGCCCGCCGTGCCCGCTGGGACTTCGAGGAGGAGTCGCCGCTGCGAGACGCCCGGGGCTTCGACATGGCCCGGCAGATCGCCGACCCGAGCCAGCTGACCGACGAGGACCTCGGCCTGGCCAACGTCATCCTCACCAACGGCGCGCGGCTCTACGTCGACCACGCGCACCCGGAGTACTCCTCGCCCGAGGTCACCACGCCGCTCGACGTGGTGCGGTGGGAGAAGGCGGGGGAGCTGGTGATGCTCGACGCGTCGCGGATGGCCGCGATGGTGCCGGGCAGCACGCCGATCGTGCTCTACAAGAACAACACCGACAACAAGGGCGCCTCCTACGGCGCGCACGAGAACTACCTGATGCGGCGCTCGACGCAGTTCGCCGAGATCGTCCGCCACCTCACGCCGTTCTTCGTGTCGCGACAGGTCGTCTGCGGCGCCGGTCGCGTCGGCATCGGCCAGGACGGCCGCGACACCACGCCCGAGCGCGGCTTCCAGCTCAGCCAGCGCTCGGACTACTTCGAGGTCGAGGTGGGCCTCGAGACCACCCTCAAGCGCCCGATCATCAACACCCGCGACGAGCCGCACGCCGACCCGGCGATCTACCGCCGGCTCCACGTGATCCTCGGCGACGCGAACCTGGCCGAGATCTCGATCTACCTCAAGTCCGGCACGACCTCGCTCGTGCTGGCGATGATCGAGGACGGTTTCATCGACCGTGACCTCAGCGTCGAGGGCGCGGTGAGGTCGCTGCGCGAGGTCTCGCACGACCCCACCCTCAAGCAGCTGGTCACGCTGCGTGACGGCCGCCGCCTCACCGCCGTACAGCTGCAGCTGGAGTACCTCGAGCTCGCCCGCAAGTACGTCGAGGACCGCTACGGCGCCGACGCCGACGAGCAGACCGTCGACGTGCTCGCGCGCTGGGAGTCGGTGCTGACCCGGCTCGAGCGCGACCCGATGGAGTGCGCCACCGAGCTCGACTGGGTGGCCAAGCTCAAGCTGCTCAACCAGTACCGCGACCGCGACGGCCTCGACTGGGACGACGCCAAGCTGCACCTCATCGACCTGCAGTACTCCGACATCCGCCCCGACAAGGGGCTCTACCACCGCCTTGCCGGTGCCGGTCGGATCCAGCGGCTGCTCGACGACGCCACCACTGAGGCCGCGATGCACGACCCGCCGGTCGACACCCGCGCCTACTTCCGCGGGCGCTGCCTCGACAAGTACGCCGACTCGGTGGCCGCCGCGTCGTGGGACTCGGTGATCTTCGACCTGCCCGGTCGCGAGTCGCTCCAGCGGGTGCCCACCATCGACCCGCTCCGCGGGACGCGCGCCCACGTCGGCGACCTGATCGACCGCAGCGAGACCGCCCAGGCGCTGGTCAACGCGATCACCCGCTGA
- a CDS encoding ABC transporter ATP-binding protein: MTPPGIQPHAQAQPVRHPRGSSEPLLSVRDLRVTFTRQGEEPFRAVDGVSFDVRPGQTVGLVGESGCGKSVTSLAIMGLLPGRGNTVEGSAVFDGEDLLTLSPSAMRDRRGAEIAMIFQDPLSSLNPVITIGRQVTEVMERHQGLSRKQATPKARDLLERVGIPDPKARLVNYPHQLSGGMRQRALIAMALACNPRLLIADEPTTALDVTIQAQILALLKELVVDTGTALVMITHDLGVVAGLCDEVNVLYGGKVVERGGRHGLFRQPRHPYTVGLLHSIPRLDAPLGEKLDPVPGSVADNLPWTSACAFAPRCSRVVDACTSHMPEWEGDQVVGHRCFNPMGGER; this comes from the coding sequence ATGACGCCACCCGGGATCCAGCCCCACGCGCAGGCCCAGCCGGTGCGCCACCCGAGGGGCTCGTCGGAGCCGCTGCTGTCCGTGCGCGACCTGCGCGTCACGTTCACCCGCCAGGGCGAGGAGCCGTTCCGGGCCGTCGACGGGGTCAGCTTCGACGTCAGGCCCGGGCAGACCGTCGGCCTGGTCGGCGAGTCCGGCTGCGGCAAGTCGGTGACCTCGCTCGCGATCATGGGCCTGCTGCCCGGGCGCGGCAACACCGTCGAGGGCTCCGCCGTCTTCGACGGCGAGGACCTGCTGACGCTCTCGCCCTCGGCCATGCGCGATCGGCGCGGCGCCGAGATCGCGATGATCTTCCAGGACCCGCTCTCGTCGCTGAACCCCGTCATCACCATCGGGCGCCAGGTCACCGAGGTGATGGAGCGCCACCAGGGCCTCAGCCGCAAGCAGGCCACGCCGAAGGCGCGCGACCTGCTCGAGCGGGTCGGCATCCCCGACCCGAAGGCGCGCCTGGTCAACTACCCCCACCAGCTCAGCGGTGGCATGCGCCAGCGTGCGCTGATCGCGATGGCCCTGGCCTGCAACCCGCGGCTCCTGATCGCCGACGAGCCGACGACCGCGCTCGACGTGACGATCCAGGCGCAGATCCTCGCGCTGCTCAAGGAGCTCGTCGTCGACACCGGCACGGCGCTCGTGATGATCACCCACGACCTCGGCGTCGTCGCCGGGCTGTGCGACGAGGTCAACGTCCTCTACGGCGGCAAGGTCGTCGAGCGCGGTGGGCGGCACGGCCTGTTCCGCCAGCCGCGCCACCCGTACACCGTCGGGCTGCTGCACTCCATCCCGCGCCTCGACGCCCCGCTCGGCGAGAAGCTCGACCCCGTCCCCGGCTCGGTCGCCGACAACCTGCCGTGGACGTCCGCGTGCGCCTTCGCGCCTCGGTGCTCGCGGGTGGTCGACGCGTGCACCAGCCACATGCCCGAGTGGGAGGGCGACCAGGTCGTCGGTCACCGGTGCTTCAACCCGATGGGGGGCGAGCGATGA
- a CDS encoding site-2 protease family protein has protein sequence MAQRLGYGVNSITLHFLGGMTEIDGTARKPRHEFWIAVVGPLTSVAVGLVAAGLWFVMPDGLVREAVVALAGANLIIGVLNLVPGLPLDGGRVLKAAVWGASGNQHRGTIVAGWGGRLTALALLAWPLVQERVIGVRATVLDLVLVFVLGLFLWTGATAAMAHARIRQRLPDLVARPLARRTLTVPEDLPLAEAVRRAQEAEAGSIVTVSSEGTPVGIVSEAAVTAMPAERRPWVAVSTVTRAMEEGLTLPATVAGEDLIQAISKRPADEYLLVEEDGRIYGVLSTADVDRAFRENARR, from the coding sequence GTGGCGCAGCGCCTCGGCTACGGCGTCAACTCGATCACCCTCCACTTCCTCGGCGGCATGACCGAGATCGACGGCACGGCGCGCAAGCCCCGGCACGAGTTCTGGATCGCGGTCGTCGGTCCGCTGACCTCCGTCGCCGTCGGGCTCGTGGCTGCGGGGCTCTGGTTCGTCATGCCCGACGGGCTGGTCCGCGAGGCCGTCGTCGCGCTGGCCGGCGCCAACCTGATCATCGGCGTCCTCAACCTCGTCCCCGGCCTGCCGCTCGACGGCGGGCGGGTGCTCAAGGCCGCCGTGTGGGGTGCCTCGGGCAACCAGCACCGCGGCACGATCGTCGCCGGCTGGGGCGGCCGGCTCACCGCGCTCGCCCTGCTCGCCTGGCCGCTCGTGCAGGAGCGGGTGATCGGCGTCCGGGCCACCGTCCTCGACCTCGTCCTGGTCTTCGTGCTCGGCCTCTTCCTCTGGACCGGTGCGACCGCGGCCATGGCCCACGCCCGGATCCGCCAGCGGCTCCCGGACCTCGTGGCCCGCCCGCTCGCGCGTCGTACGCTCACCGTCCCCGAGGACCTGCCGCTCGCCGAGGCCGTGCGTCGCGCCCAGGAGGCGGAGGCAGGCAGCATCGTCACGGTGTCGTCCGAGGGCACGCCCGTCGGCATCGTCAGCGAGGCCGCGGTGACCGCGATGCCCGCCGAGCGCCGTCCGTGGGTCGCCGTCTCGACCGTCACCCGCGCCATGGAGGAGGGCCTGACCCTCCCGGCGACCGTCGCGGGCGAGGACCTCATCCAGGCCATCAGCAAGCGCCCGGCCGACGAGTACCTCCTCGTCGAGGAGGACGGTCGGATCTACGGCGTGCTCTCCACCGCCGACGTCGACCGCGCCTTCCGGGAGAACGCTCGCCGCTGA
- a CDS encoding class I SAM-dependent methyltransferase has protein sequence MSLRVWDERVVPRLVDASLRGAEVGEMREVVCAGLTGRVLEVGFGGGLNVRWYPPAVTSVTAIEPSDLGWQMSERRRARTALPIERAGLDGQRLDLPDDSHDSALITFSLCTTPDPLLALREAGRLVRPGGRLHALEHGLAPEESVRRWQRRLEPLQRAVAGGCHLTRDVPALVSEAGWQIADLQQEYLPGPAMSRPWVFGTRLVALRPA, from the coding sequence ATGAGCCTACGGGTGTGGGACGAGCGTGTCGTTCCCCGTCTGGTCGACGCCAGCCTCCGCGGCGCCGAGGTCGGCGAGATGCGCGAGGTGGTGTGCGCCGGTCTCACCGGACGGGTCCTCGAGGTCGGTTTCGGCGGCGGGTTGAACGTCCGCTGGTACCCGCCGGCGGTCACGTCGGTCACGGCCATCGAGCCGTCCGACCTGGGCTGGCAGATGTCGGAGCGACGACGGGCGCGGACCGCGCTGCCGATCGAGCGCGCGGGCCTCGACGGGCAGCGCCTCGACCTGCCCGACGACTCCCACGACAGCGCGCTCATCACGTTCAGCCTCTGCACCACCCCCGATCCGCTGCTGGCGCTCCGCGAGGCCGGGCGGCTGGTGCGCCCCGGCGGCCGGCTGCACGCGCTGGAGCACGGGCTGGCGCCCGAGGAGTCCGTACGCCGCTGGCAGCGGCGGCTGGAGCCGCTGCAGCGCGCGGTGGCCGGGGGCTGCCACCTGACGCGTGACGTGCCGGCCCTGGTGAGCGAGGCCGGCTGGCAGATCGCGGACCTGCAGCAGGAGTACCTCCCCGGCCCGGCGATGTCACGACCGTGGGTGTTCGGCACCCGGCTCGTGGCCCTCCGACCGGCCTGA
- a CDS encoding ABC transporter ATP-binding protein produces the protein MNQETQQEPGQEATSDVLVEVRELEVHFPIKSGILFDRTVGHVRAVDGVDLSIRRGETYGLVGESGCGKSTLGKAIINLEPPTAGSVVFDGRDIASLKGEELRRERKRFQMVFQDPLSSLDPRQTVESLLVEGLRAHGLDTDKAATRTRLRELMTAVGLPTAALSKYPHEFSGGQRQRVGIARALSVNPDLIVADEPVSALDVSIQAQVINLLQDLQDELGLTYLVVAHDLAVVRHISDRIGVMYLGSLVEESGARELYDVPLHPYTRALMSAVPVPDPVVEDSREQILLTGDLPSPANPPTGCRFHTRCPWKQETLCDTERPQLRVVEVDGASPEHRVACHFAEQIASGEVQRHTVEPVVVTEGFGGPDGPTPPPEAYVGV, from the coding sequence ATGAACCAGGAGACACAGCAGGAGCCCGGCCAGGAGGCGACGAGCGACGTGCTCGTGGAGGTCCGCGAGCTCGAGGTGCACTTCCCGATCAAGAGCGGGATCCTCTTCGACCGCACCGTGGGGCACGTCCGGGCCGTCGACGGTGTCGACCTCAGCATCCGGCGCGGGGAGACCTACGGGCTGGTGGGGGAGTCGGGCTGCGGCAAGTCGACCCTCGGGAAGGCGATCATCAACCTCGAGCCCCCCACGGCCGGCTCGGTGGTCTTCGACGGTCGCGACATCGCCTCGCTCAAGGGCGAGGAGCTGCGCCGCGAGCGCAAGCGCTTCCAGATGGTCTTCCAGGACCCGCTCTCCAGCCTCGACCCGCGGCAGACCGTGGAGTCGCTGCTGGTGGAGGGCCTCCGGGCCCACGGGCTCGACACCGACAAGGCCGCCACCCGCACCCGGCTGCGTGAGCTGATGACCGCGGTCGGGCTCCCGACGGCCGCGCTCAGCAAGTACCCCCACGAGTTCTCCGGCGGTCAGCGCCAGCGTGTGGGCATCGCGCGGGCCCTGTCGGTCAACCCCGACCTGATCGTCGCCGACGAACCGGTGAGCGCGCTCGACGTCTCGATCCAGGCCCAGGTGATCAACCTGCTCCAGGACCTCCAGGACGAGCTCGGCCTGACCTACCTCGTGGTCGCCCACGACCTCGCCGTCGTACGCCACATCAGCGACCGCATCGGCGTGATGTACCTCGGCAGCCTCGTCGAGGAGTCCGGGGCCCGCGAGCTGTACGACGTCCCGCTGCACCCCTACACGCGGGCGCTGATGTCAGCGGTGCCGGTGCCGGACCCCGTGGTCGAGGACTCACGCGAGCAGATCCTGCTCACCGGCGACCTGCCCTCGCCGGCGAACCCGCCGACCGGGTGCCGCTTCCACACGCGCTGCCCGTGGAAGCAGGAGACGCTCTGCGACACCGAGCGGCCGCAGCTGCGGGTGGTCGAGGTGGACGGGGCGTCGCCCGAGCACCGGGTCGCCTGCCACTTCGCCGAGCAGATCGCGTCGGGCGAGGTGCAGCGACACACGGTGGAGCCGGTGGTCGTGACCGAGGGCTTCGGCGGTCCGGACGGACCGACCCCGCCGCCCGAGGCCTACGTCGGCGTCTGA
- a CDS encoding RecB family exonuclease, whose product MSEPAQSLPSPPPSQPQPQPQAGSPAERVSTPVDGVDVLGALSPSRAGDFMACPLMYRYRTIDRLPEEPSPDAVRGTVVHKVLEDLFDLPAADRTPEHASDMLVPAWEAILEAEPGLSAMFGDEGPDVTTWLASCRTVLERYFDLEDPRRLEPAERELYVEALLDSRLLLRGFVDRIETAPDGRIRVSDYKTGKAPGEDFEAKALFQMKFYALVLWRLRGVVPSVLQLIYLGNGEILRYSPDEDDLRATERKVEAVWRAIRLAQETGDWRPSPSRLCDWCSYHQHCPTKGGTLLPLPVVGAPAEAAQTPT is encoded by the coding sequence ATGTCGGAGCCCGCCCAGTCCTTGCCGTCCCCGCCCCCGTCGCAGCCGCAGCCGCAGCCGCAGGCCGGGTCCCCTGCCGAGCGGGTCTCCACGCCGGTGGACGGGGTGGACGTGCTGGGGGCGCTCTCACCGAGCCGCGCGGGTGACTTCATGGCCTGCCCGCTGATGTACCGCTACCGCACGATCGACCGGCTCCCGGAGGAGCCGTCGCCCGACGCCGTGCGCGGCACGGTGGTGCACAAGGTCCTCGAGGACCTCTTCGACCTCCCGGCCGCGGATCGCACCCCCGAGCACGCCTCCGACATGCTCGTCCCTGCGTGGGAGGCGATCCTCGAGGCCGAGCCCGGCCTGTCCGCCATGTTCGGCGACGAGGGCCCGGACGTGACGACCTGGCTCGCGTCGTGCCGCACCGTGCTCGAGCGCTACTTCGACCTCGAGGACCCGCGCCGCCTCGAGCCGGCCGAGCGCGAGCTCTACGTCGAGGCGCTGCTCGACTCCCGGCTGCTGCTCCGCGGCTTCGTCGACCGGATCGAGACCGCCCCCGATGGCCGCATCAGGGTGAGCGACTACAAGACGGGGAAGGCGCCTGGCGAGGACTTCGAGGCCAAGGCCCTGTTCCAGATGAAGTTCTACGCGTTGGTCCTCTGGCGGCTGCGGGGCGTCGTGCCGTCGGTGCTCCAGCTGATCTACCTCGGCAACGGCGAGATCCTGCGCTACTCCCCCGACGAGGACGACCTGCGCGCGACCGAGCGGAAGGTCGAGGCGGTGTGGCGGGCGATCCGGCTCGCGCAGGAGACCGGTGACTGGCGGCCGAGCCCGTCCCGCCTGTGCGACTGGTGCTCCTACCACCAGCACTGCCCGACCAAGGGCGGGACGCTCCTGCCGCTGCCCGTCGTCGGGGCCCCGGCCGAAGCGGCTCAGACGCCGACGTAG